In Alicyclobacillus macrosporangiidus CPP55, a single window of DNA contains:
- a CDS encoding class I adenylate-forming enzyme family protein, translating into MTRPIPTPQERRQALESQYPVWPRHTFASHFHVQCQRYAERPFLITPDAAFTYAQVWQEAWRIAKSLLSLGVRRRQHVAVLMANDPEFVFTAIAISLVGAVCIPINTMLREDELAYILQQSDTNWLLMHQTASGIHHAEAVARILAHRPIGPDKMMKGVVCIPNASGAGGSKDAPPLPEGFEPWADFLARANTVSDDEVTARWRASEYPDEVAYIIYTSGSTGLPKGVMLTHDMFLRCAYSTCLSRAIEDGRRIFTALPMYHVFAFEEGLLAASFVGGCVITCRDFSPLLSLQLMERFEANDFLCVPSMLVAIVNHPEVKNFQLPNLFALMCAAAPAPVPVWERAVEVLGVTEICTAYGGTEVTASTVHTEVGDPIEIVVTRVGRIKPAGVTGLPEFGGANVEYKVIDPHTLEDLPPGSVGELCARGNTVTRGYYNNPEETALAIDKDGWFRTGDLGRIHPDGYFEFLGRSKDVYKVSGENVAPKEVEDVITKHPKVAQAYVVGVPDKLTTETGAAFIELKPGETCTRREIIHWCMERLAKFKVPRHVWFMQPDEWPMTGTRKIQKFKLKEMAIERLSNKDMVEEELDA; encoded by the coding sequence ATGACACGACCGATCCCCACGCCGCAGGAGCGGCGCCAAGCCCTGGAGTCGCAGTACCCCGTCTGGCCGAGGCACACGTTCGCGAGCCACTTTCACGTACAATGCCAACGCTATGCGGAGCGGCCGTTCCTCATCACCCCCGACGCAGCGTTCACCTACGCGCAGGTGTGGCAGGAGGCCTGGCGGATCGCCAAATCCCTTCTCTCTCTCGGTGTGCGCCGCCGCCAGCACGTGGCCGTCCTGATGGCCAACGACCCGGAGTTTGTCTTCACCGCCATCGCCATTTCGCTGGTCGGTGCGGTGTGCATCCCCATCAACACCATGCTGCGGGAGGACGAGCTGGCCTATATCCTCCAGCAGTCCGACACCAACTGGCTCTTGATGCACCAGACCGCGTCGGGCATCCACCACGCCGAAGCCGTCGCCCGCATCCTCGCCCATCGCCCGATCGGGCCGGACAAGATGATGAAAGGTGTCGTCTGCATCCCGAATGCCTCGGGAGCCGGCGGATCGAAGGATGCCCCCCCCCTTCCGGAGGGATTCGAGCCCTGGGCAGACTTCCTCGCCCGCGCCAACACGGTGAGCGACGACGAGGTCACCGCCCGCTGGCGTGCCTCCGAGTATCCCGATGAAGTGGCGTATATCATCTATACCTCCGGATCGACCGGCCTGCCCAAAGGGGTCATGTTGACCCACGACATGTTCCTGCGGTGCGCCTACTCCACCTGCCTCAGCCGCGCCATCGAGGACGGCCGGCGCATCTTCACGGCGCTGCCCATGTACCACGTGTTCGCGTTCGAAGAGGGCCTGCTCGCCGCATCGTTTGTCGGCGGATGCGTCATCACCTGCCGTGACTTCTCGCCCCTCCTCAGCCTGCAGCTGATGGAGCGGTTCGAGGCCAACGACTTTCTGTGCGTACCGTCTATGTTGGTGGCGATCGTCAACCACCCGGAGGTGAAGAACTTCCAACTGCCCAACCTGTTCGCCCTGATGTGCGCCGCCGCGCCCGCACCGGTTCCTGTCTGGGAGCGGGCGGTGGAGGTGCTGGGCGTGACGGAGATCTGCACCGCCTACGGAGGAACGGAGGTCACTGCCTCCACGGTCCACACGGAGGTGGGCGATCCCATCGAGATCGTCGTCACCCGCGTCGGGCGCATCAAGCCAGCCGGCGTCACCGGGCTGCCCGAGTTCGGCGGGGCGAACGTGGAGTACAAGGTGATCGATCCGCACACCCTTGAGGACCTTCCGCCGGGCTCCGTCGGCGAGCTGTGCGCCCGCGGCAACACCGTCACCCGCGGCTACTACAACAACCCCGAGGAGACGGCCCTGGCCATCGACAAGGACGGCTGGTTCCGCACGGGCGATCTCGGCCGCATCCACCCGGACGGCTACTTCGAGTTCCTCGGACGCAGCAAGGACGTGTACAAGGTCTCCGGGGAGAACGTCGCACCGAAAGAGGTGGAGGATGTCATCACCAAGCACCCGAAGGTGGCCCAGGCGTACGTCGTCGGCGTCCCCGACAAACTGACCACCGAGACGGGGGCCGCCTTCATCGAACTGAAGCCCGGAGAGACGTGCACGCGCCGCGAGATCATTCACTGGTGCATGGAGCGGCTCGCGAAGTTCAAGGTGCCGCGCCACGTCTGGTTCATGCAGCCGGACGAGTGGCCGATGACCGGCACCCGCAAGATCCAGAAGTTCAAGTTGAAAGAGATGGCCATCGAACGGTTGTCCAACAAGGACATGGTCGAAGAGGAACTGGACGCCTGA
- a CDS encoding spermidine synthase, giving the protein MHLPKSFLYVYVTITGAAVMALELAASRFVAPYFGTSMMVWANIIGLILLCMSIGYWMGGRVADRRPHPRLLMSITLAAGLWSALLPAFGQAMFARMSGGILGTPVSVIVVSFAAILLVFAPPVLLLAMVSPFAIRLVQADPSEVGKAAGNLYAFSTAGSLLGTFGTAFGTIPFLGTRATLWLWAALLILVSAVGLGRTAWRWVGASGTAVPAIVALALPSSAPSHTGGQVLYAKDTLYQHVQVEQDPDGAIALVYNEGGGIQSLRRPGDALHDGDYYDDYLVLPDLVAGRGNGEPEGAEAWPAAPEEVPGAASAATPAASAADPGPTVLVLGSAGGTIPHLMNVYDRDRFPNLNITGVEIDGDVIPLDYRYFGLTPDDAHIVHQDARAYVRQAAAAGKRYDVAIVDAYSQQIYIPFHLSTREFFEEVRSVLTPRGLVALNVNAVSPDSPLLLSMERTVGAVFPHLYVMKARGAYNYIVIGSNDALQPASLQAIPENSPLAAIREEWEGGLRDVSGSAITRGMLLTDDRAPVEMLTDSMIWQVARREM; this is encoded by the coding sequence ATGCACCTGCCCAAATCGTTCCTATATGTTTACGTCACCATCACCGGCGCCGCCGTGATGGCGTTGGAGCTGGCCGCCTCCCGCTTCGTCGCGCCCTACTTCGGGACCTCCATGATGGTCTGGGCGAACATCATCGGGCTGATCCTGCTGTGCATGTCCATCGGCTACTGGATGGGAGGCCGAGTGGCGGACCGGCGGCCGCATCCGCGCCTCCTGATGTCGATCACGCTGGCCGCCGGCCTCTGGTCCGCCCTCCTGCCGGCCTTTGGCCAAGCCATGTTCGCCCGCATGTCGGGCGGGATCCTGGGGACGCCGGTCAGCGTGATCGTCGTCTCGTTCGCCGCCATCCTGCTCGTGTTCGCACCGCCGGTCCTGCTCCTGGCGATGGTGAGCCCGTTTGCCATCCGGCTCGTCCAGGCGGACCCGAGCGAGGTCGGGAAGGCGGCGGGCAACCTGTACGCCTTCTCCACCGCCGGAAGCCTCCTCGGCACCTTCGGTACCGCATTCGGCACCATCCCGTTTCTCGGCACCCGCGCCACCCTGTGGCTGTGGGCGGCGCTGTTGATTCTCGTCAGCGCGGTTGGCCTCGGCCGCACCGCCTGGCGCTGGGTCGGCGCCAGCGGCACCGCCGTGCCCGCGATCGTCGCCCTGGCGCTGCCCTCCTCCGCCCCGTCTCACACGGGTGGCCAGGTTCTGTACGCGAAGGACACCCTGTACCAGCATGTGCAGGTGGAGCAGGATCCCGACGGCGCCATCGCCCTTGTCTACAACGAGGGGGGCGGCATCCAGTCCCTCCGCCGCCCGGGCGACGCCCTCCATGACGGCGACTACTACGACGACTACCTCGTATTGCCGGATTTGGTGGCGGGCCGGGGAAACGGGGAGCCGGAAGGGGCGGAGGCGTGGCCTGCCGCGCCGGAAGAGGTTCCAGGGGCTGCGTCGGCCGCGACCCCTGCGGCCTCTGCTGCGGACCCCGGGCCGACGGTGCTGGTCCTCGGGTCGGCGGGGGGAACCATTCCGCATCTGATGAACGTGTACGATCGCGATCGATTCCCCAACCTCAACATCACCGGCGTGGAGATTGACGGCGACGTCATCCCGCTGGACTACCGGTACTTCGGGCTCACCCCGGACGATGCCCACATCGTCCACCAAGACGCGCGCGCCTATGTCCGGCAGGCGGCCGCCGCCGGGAAGCGGTACGACGTCGCCATCGTCGACGCCTACTCTCAGCAAATCTATATCCCGTTCCACCTGAGCACGCGGGAGTTTTTCGAGGAGGTCCGGTCGGTACTCACCCCGCGCGGACTGGTGGCGCTCAACGTGAACGCCGTGTCGCCCGACTCCCCGTTGCTCCTGTCCATGGAACGCACTGTCGGAGCGGTCTTCCCGCACCTGTACGTCATGAAGGCGCGGGGCGCGTACAATTACATCGTGATCGGAAGCAACGATGCGCTTCAGCCGGCTTCCCTGCAGGCGATTCCCGAGAACAGCCCGCTGGCCGCGATCCGGGAGGAATGGGAAGGCGGATTGCGAGACGTGAGTGGGTCGGCCATCACCAGAGGCATGCTGCTCACGGACGATCGCGCGCCGGTGGAAATGCTCACGGATTCGATGATCTGGCAGGTGGCGCGGAGGGAAATGTAG
- a CDS encoding YdcF family protein encodes MFTLIKIVEAFILPPGLFVMLLLALAVALHRRRQRPLAGATVAIAAIVYALSTQSVANALIDPLESAYPQPAPSQLHGDAIVMLGGGVVLDAPDGDGRGNLLGDSANRLLTTARLYRQLHAPIIISAGPLYTAGGQPLAEADVAERQLVDLGVPASEIYTDPRSRNTQENAAFTKPILTAHHLQRPILVTSAYHMRRAVMDFQRQGISVLPYPTGYLAKHVTGDFDLPWLPSASALSVSATALKEYIGIAATALGVKG; translated from the coding sequence GTGTTCACCCTCATCAAGATCGTCGAAGCCTTCATCCTGCCCCCGGGCCTGTTCGTCATGCTCCTGCTCGCCCTCGCCGTGGCCCTGCACCGCCGCCGGCAGCGCCCCCTCGCCGGAGCCACGGTCGCCATCGCCGCCATCGTCTATGCCCTCTCCACGCAATCCGTGGCGAACGCGTTGATCGATCCGCTCGAATCCGCCTACCCCCAGCCCGCCCCGTCCCAACTGCACGGCGACGCCATCGTCATGCTCGGCGGCGGGGTGGTCTTGGACGCGCCCGACGGCGACGGCCGCGGCAACCTGCTCGGGGACTCCGCCAACCGCCTCCTCACCACCGCCCGACTGTACCGTCAGCTCCATGCGCCCATCATCATCTCCGCCGGTCCCCTGTACACCGCCGGCGGCCAACCTCTGGCCGAAGCCGACGTCGCCGAGCGCCAACTCGTGGACCTCGGCGTCCCTGCAAGCGAGATTTATACCGACCCGCGCAGCCGCAACACCCAAGAGAACGCGGCCTTCACAAAACCCATCCTCACGGCGCACCATCTGCAGCGGCCCATCCTGGTCACCTCTGCCTACCACATGCGGCGTGCCGTCATGGACTTCCAGCGCCAAGGCATCTCCGTCCTGCCGTACCCCACCGGGTACCTGGCGAAGCACGTCACCGGCGACTTCGATCTCCCGTGGCTCCCGTCGGCGTCCGCCTTGTCCGTCAGCGCCACCGCGTTGAAGGAGTACATCGGGATCGCCGCGACGGCCCTCGGCGTCAAGGGTTGA
- the ilvA gene encoding threonine ammonia-lyase — protein MVPRESPAPSGGRLLHFEIPVTRPKTDTRTQHPNTKRSGFVGDLTRGEKWPVTYEDIVAAREVLRGVAHRTPLTHSRTLSRLTGGQVYLKLENLQRTGAFKLRGAFHKVATLTEAQRQRGIVTASAGNHAQGVALAAAHFGVPCTVVMPEHAPATKITATRGYGAEVRLVGQNYDESYQYARQLAGEGRTFVHAFDDPAVIAGQGTIGLEILEDDPAIDTLIVPVGGGGLMAGIAIAVKSRHPQVRVVGVQPAGSNAAVQAFHTGVPVHLDAPQSLADGLMVKAPGELPMAIIRQLADDMVTVTDDAIRNAILFLLERTKLLVEGAGAAGVAALLGGQVPAVGRRVAVILSGGNLDLARLHTLARSSAS, from the coding sequence GTGGTACCACGGGAGTCTCCCGCCCCTTCGGGCGGGAGGCTTTTACATTTTGAAATCCCGGTCACCCGTCCAAAGACAGACACCCGCACACAACACCCAAACACAAAGAGGAGTGGTTTCGTTGGGGATTTGACCCGAGGAGAGAAATGGCCGGTAACTTATGAAGACATTGTCGCCGCCCGCGAGGTCCTGCGAGGCGTCGCCCACCGCACTCCGTTGACGCACAGTCGCACGCTCAGCCGCCTGACCGGCGGGCAGGTCTACCTCAAACTCGAGAACCTGCAGCGCACCGGCGCGTTCAAACTCCGCGGCGCCTTCCACAAGGTCGCCACACTCACGGAAGCCCAGCGGCAGCGCGGCATCGTCACCGCCTCCGCCGGTAACCACGCCCAGGGCGTCGCCCTGGCCGCCGCCCACTTCGGCGTGCCCTGCACCGTGGTCATGCCCGAGCACGCCCCCGCCACAAAGATCACCGCAACCCGGGGCTACGGCGCCGAGGTCCGGCTCGTCGGCCAAAACTACGACGAGTCGTACCAGTACGCCCGGCAGCTCGCCGGCGAAGGACGGACGTTCGTCCACGCTTTTGACGATCCCGCCGTCATCGCAGGCCAAGGCACGATCGGCCTCGAGATCCTCGAGGACGATCCCGCGATCGACACCCTCATCGTCCCCGTCGGCGGGGGCGGGCTGATGGCCGGCATCGCGATCGCGGTGAAATCGCGACACCCCCAGGTGCGCGTGGTGGGCGTGCAGCCGGCGGGATCGAACGCGGCCGTCCAGGCGTTCCACACCGGGGTCCCCGTCCACCTCGATGCCCCGCAGTCTCTCGCCGACGGGCTCATGGTAAAGGCCCCCGGCGAGCTCCCGATGGCCATCATCCGGCAGCTGGCCGACGACATGGTGACCGTGACGGACGACGCCATCCGCAACGCCATCCTGTTCCTGCTTGAGCGCACCAAGCTGCTGGTGGAAGGCGCCGGTGCCGCGGGCGTCGCCGCTCTTCTCGGCGGGCAGGTGCCAGCCGTCGGGCGGCGCGTCGCCGTCATCCTGAGCGGTGGGAATCTCGATCTCGCCCGCCTCCACACCCTCGCGCGCAGCTCCGCCAGTTAG
- a CDS encoding rod shape-determining protein: protein MHVCIDLGTSNVRAGWMDHRGNAEGPFVDEPAVVAIPDAGPTVIGKNAEAMIGRHPDAIRLVRPVDGGVVHDFDAAVAVIRHAVRQLGANGMGRRLTITLAVPSNQSQVDRKALDEAARAAGAREVRFVESSIAAAIGAQLPIDRPTGCLVVLMGGGSTEAALLSMGGIVDSRTVRSGGQAIDSEIVDLLRRQYSFLIGLPSAEQLKRRASQATPEATFEVRGRNLETGLPGTLQVPRALVEQVIDAYTERIVHLIREAIEACPPELVGDILDHGVVLTGGGAHMERVVSRLARQIEVPVTAADEPGTCVVRGLMRTRHPKARQGWKSNLTVNLPPISLAPIRQLLRKSGTEE from the coding sequence ATGCACGTCTGCATCGACCTGGGAACGTCGAATGTCCGAGCGGGTTGGATGGACCACAGGGGGAATGCGGAGGGGCCGTTCGTGGACGAGCCCGCCGTGGTCGCCATCCCGGACGCGGGGCCGACCGTGATCGGCAAGAATGCCGAGGCGATGATCGGGCGCCACCCGGACGCCATCCGGCTGGTGCGCCCGGTGGACGGCGGGGTGGTCCACGACTTCGATGCCGCCGTCGCCGTCATCCGTCACGCCGTTCGGCAGCTGGGAGCGAACGGCATGGGCCGGCGCCTGACCATCACCCTCGCCGTGCCGTCAAACCAGAGCCAGGTGGACCGGAAGGCGTTGGACGAAGCCGCGCGGGCCGCAGGCGCACGCGAGGTTCGATTTGTGGAATCGTCCATAGCGGCGGCCATCGGCGCCCAGCTGCCCATCGATCGGCCCACCGGTTGCCTGGTCGTGCTGATGGGCGGGGGATCGACCGAGGCTGCGCTGCTGTCCATGGGTGGCATCGTCGACAGCCGGACCGTCCGCAGCGGTGGACAAGCCATCGACAGCGAGATCGTCGATTTGTTGCGCAGGCAATACTCGTTTCTCATCGGCCTACCCTCGGCGGAACAGCTGAAACGCAGGGCCAGCCAGGCCACCCCTGAGGCGACCTTCGAGGTGCGGGGACGCAACCTGGAGACCGGGCTGCCGGGCACCTTGCAGGTCCCCCGCGCCCTTGTGGAGCAGGTAATCGACGCGTACACCGAGCGGATCGTCCACCTGATCCGGGAAGCCATCGAAGCCTGTCCGCCCGAGCTCGTGGGCGACATCCTCGATCACGGCGTGGTCCTCACAGGCGGCGGCGCCCACATGGAGCGCGTCGTCTCGCGGTTGGCGCGCCAGATCGAAGTACCCGTCACCGCTGCGGACGAGCCGGGCACTTGTGTGGTGCGGGGCCTGATGCGCACACGCCATCCCAAGGCTCGCCAAGGGTGGAAGTCGAATCTCACAGTGAACCTGCCGCCGATCTCCCTGGCGCCCATCCGTCAATTGCTGCGCAAGAGCGGGACGGAGGAGTAG
- a CDS encoding zinc-binding alcohol dehydrogenase family protein — protein MATMRAIVLEPTGRLSDAELPKPEPAGRDLLVKVQAVAVNPVDTKQRIESGTRVLGFDVAGVVEATGPECRLFRPGDAVYYAGDITRPGGFSEYHLVDERIVGRKPASLGFVEAAVLPLTGLTAWEGLFDRMGLPEPGADGATRAAGAPILVVGAAGGVGSMAVQLAKLAGLTVIGTASRPESSAWVRELGADGVIDHTQPFQSQLEALGIREVPYVFCLNAVDPNWDSMIDVLAPQGKLCTILPPMGKVEFRPLFNKSAAWYTELMFTRSTFQTPDMQRQHEILMRLSELVDAGRVRTTLRERLSPICARKLEEAFARLRSGRTIGKIGLDGFE, from the coding sequence ATGGCGACGATGCGCGCGATCGTCCTGGAACCGACAGGCCGGTTGTCGGATGCGGAGCTGCCGAAGCCGGAGCCCGCGGGGCGGGACCTGTTGGTGAAGGTACAGGCGGTGGCGGTCAATCCGGTGGACACGAAGCAGCGGATCGAATCCGGTACACGGGTGCTCGGGTTCGACGTGGCGGGCGTTGTGGAGGCAACGGGTCCGGAATGCCGGCTGTTCCGGCCGGGGGACGCGGTGTACTACGCGGGAGACATCACGCGTCCGGGCGGGTTCAGCGAGTACCATCTGGTGGACGAGCGGATCGTGGGGAGAAAACCGGCGTCCCTCGGCTTCGTGGAGGCGGCGGTCCTGCCGCTGACCGGGCTCACCGCGTGGGAGGGATTGTTTGATCGCATGGGCCTGCCCGAACCGGGCGCCGACGGGGCCACGCGTGCGGCGGGTGCACCCATCCTGGTGGTGGGTGCGGCGGGCGGCGTGGGATCGATGGCGGTCCAGTTGGCCAAGTTGGCGGGGCTCACGGTGATCGGGACCGCCTCCCGGCCGGAGTCCTCCGCGTGGGTGCGGGAGTTGGGGGCGGACGGCGTGATCGATCACACTCAACCCTTCCAATCTCAGTTGGAAGCGTTGGGTATCCGCGAGGTGCCGTACGTGTTCTGCCTCAACGCGGTGGATCCGAACTGGGATTCGATGATCGACGTCCTGGCGCCCCAGGGGAAGCTGTGCACCATTCTTCCGCCCATGGGCAAGGTCGAATTTCGGCCGCTGTTCAACAAGAGCGCGGCCTGGTACACAGAGTTGATGTTCACCCGCTCGACGTTCCAGACGCCCGACATGCAACGCCAGCACGAGATCCTGATGCGGTTGAGCGAATTGGTGGACGCGGGGCGGGTGCGGACGACGTTGCGGGAGCGGCTGTCCCCCATCTGCGCGCGGAAGTTGGAGGAGGCCTTCGCCCGGCTGCGCTCCGGGCGGACCATCGGGAAAATTGGCCTGGATGGGTTCGAGTAA
- a CDS encoding IclR family transcriptional regulator — translation MNPRPTEHNQLLQKIARILDYVTRVEGPRSMRQMAQELNIARPTLYRLLDAMVAEGLLLRVEGGYHPGPRVLHWAADALNRPEVGRLARPALQRLADETGLTASVHVRMGHCRVCVERMEGAGIVRPHVRMGESLPLHVGASGKILLAWLPPDARQELVAQSCATYPEHPLNTPEADFDTIRQQGWALSLGERDEALASLSAPVFGPRGDVVAALSISGVRQRFRDDQVAQWRTRVVEAAAAVSAMLGGNAAPTGSPPHAEGHRPDSES, via the coding sequence ATGAACCCTCGTCCGACCGAGCATAACCAACTCTTGCAGAAGATCGCCCGCATTTTGGACTACGTGACCCGGGTGGAGGGCCCGCGATCCATGCGGCAAATGGCCCAAGAGTTAAACATCGCCCGGCCGACGCTGTACCGGCTGCTGGACGCAATGGTGGCCGAGGGTCTGTTGCTCCGGGTGGAGGGCGGGTACCACCCAGGGCCGCGCGTGCTCCACTGGGCGGCGGACGCGCTGAACCGACCGGAGGTGGGGCGACTGGCGCGGCCGGCGCTGCAGCGGTTGGCGGACGAGACCGGGCTCACCGCGTCGGTGCACGTGCGGATGGGGCACTGCCGGGTGTGCGTCGAGCGCATGGAGGGGGCGGGCATCGTGCGGCCGCACGTACGCATGGGCGAGTCCCTGCCCTTGCACGTGGGCGCATCCGGCAAGATCCTGCTGGCCTGGCTGCCGCCGGACGCCCGGCAGGAGCTGGTGGCGCAGTCCTGCGCCACCTATCCCGAGCATCCTCTGAACACGCCGGAGGCCGACTTCGACACCATCCGGCAGCAGGGGTGGGCCCTCAGCCTCGGCGAGCGGGACGAGGCCCTGGCTTCCCTCAGCGCACCCGTGTTCGGCCCGCGCGGAGACGTGGTGGCTGCGCTCTCCATCTCCGGCGTGCGGCAGCGGTTCCGGGACGACCAGGTGGCGCAGTGGCGGACGCGGGTGGTGGAGGCGGCCGCCGCTGTCTCCGCCATGCTGGGCGGGAACGCAGCCCCAACCGGATCGCCCCCGCATGCCGAGGGTCATCGCCCCGACTCAGAATCGTGA
- a CDS encoding CaiB/BaiF CoA transferase family protein, with amino-acid sequence MEEMAITRVKRPLEGIRMIELGSVVAGPFAARVLADFGAEVIKIEPKTGDPLRTWGRMSPAGWSWWWYAQARNKRLMVVDLHQSDGQAIVQALMARSDAVIENFRPGTLDRWHLGYEDAKRLNPGIVYASISGFGQSGPYRDRPGFGNIAESMSGMRYVTGYPDRPPVRVGFAIGDEIAALYTVIGILMSLLRRERTRDGQGDRVDVALTEAVFSLTEAALTEYLHEGVVQERTGNQLTRSAPSNIYPTRDGRWVAIGANTDHIFPRLLKAMDRVDLAGDPRFSDNQVRVQNVAELDAIISSWTEQYDAVELLTLLNQHDVPAGPVMSVADIAIDPQYQARDMILRVPADTGEEIGMPGVVPKLAHHPGRVDRAGGRLGRDTDAILQEVLGWTEEQIQEARRKGVIA; translated from the coding sequence ATGGAGGAAATGGCAATCACGCGCGTGAAGCGGCCGCTGGAAGGCATTCGGATGATCGAGCTCGGTTCAGTCGTCGCGGGGCCATTCGCAGCGCGGGTTCTGGCGGACTTCGGGGCCGAGGTCATCAAGATCGAGCCCAAGACGGGCGATCCGCTGCGGACCTGGGGACGCATGTCCCCAGCCGGGTGGTCGTGGTGGTGGTACGCCCAGGCGCGGAACAAGCGGCTGATGGTCGTCGATCTCCACCAGTCCGACGGCCAAGCCATCGTGCAGGCGTTGATGGCGCGGTCGGACGCCGTGATCGAAAACTTCCGCCCGGGAACCCTGGACCGCTGGCATCTGGGCTACGAAGACGCCAAGCGCCTCAACCCAGGCATCGTCTACGCCAGCATCTCCGGGTTCGGGCAGAGCGGTCCCTACCGGGATCGGCCCGGATTCGGCAACATCGCGGAGTCCATGAGCGGCATGCGCTACGTCACCGGCTACCCGGACCGGCCGCCGGTGCGGGTGGGATTTGCTATCGGCGATGAGATCGCCGCGTTGTACACCGTGATCGGCATCCTCATGAGCCTACTGCGGCGGGAGCGGACGCGGGACGGCCAGGGCGATCGCGTCGACGTCGCGCTGACCGAGGCAGTATTCAGCCTGACGGAAGCGGCGCTCACCGAGTACCTGCACGAGGGCGTCGTGCAGGAGCGCACCGGTAACCAGCTGACGCGGTCCGCCCCGAGCAACATCTACCCGACGCGGGACGGGCGTTGGGTGGCCATCGGCGCCAACACGGACCACATCTTCCCGCGGTTGTTGAAGGCCATGGATCGGGTCGATCTCGCTGGCGATCCCCGCTTTTCCGACAACCAAGTGCGCGTGCAGAACGTGGCCGAGCTGGACGCCATCATTTCCTCGTGGACGGAGCAGTACGATGCAGTGGAGCTGCTCACGCTCCTCAACCAGCATGACGTCCCCGCCGGTCCGGTGATGAGCGTGGCGGACATCGCGATCGATCCACAGTACCAAGCGCGCGACATGATCCTTCGCGTCCCGGCGGACACGGGCGAGGAGATTGGCATGCCGGGCGTGGTGCCGAAGCTGGCGCATCACCCAGGCCGGGTCGATCGCGCGGGCGGACGCCTCGGCCGCGACACGGACGCCATCCTGCAGGAGGTGCTGGGATGGACGGAGGAGCAGATCCAGGAAGCCCGGCGAAAGGGGGTGATTGCATGA
- a CDS encoding hydroxymethylglutaryl-CoA lyase produces the protein MSDWPKRVTVIDVTPRDGLQDAKGALRTEEKIRLVEELYRAGVPEVEVTSFVSARWVPRLADAEAVAQAVRHHPGNIGLIPNRKGYDRAVQAGVRAVTFVISASPRHQQDNLRMPLERSLEELRTIAEAAGHVARAAGPVLRGAISCSFGSPYPDEDIRPETVARVAEALAACGVTEIGLADTVGVGTPERVASVIDAVKSALPEMPLVLHLHDRRGLALANVTVALERGVTRFETALGGLGGCPFAPDAPGNLDTETFVGWMHRMGIETGVDLAALTETRTWLLQALRASAEEDVRAAR, from the coding sequence ATGAGCGATTGGCCGAAGCGGGTCACCGTGATCGACGTGACACCGCGGGACGGCCTGCAGGACGCCAAAGGGGCGCTCCGCACCGAAGAAAAGATCCGCCTCGTGGAGGAGCTGTACCGGGCGGGCGTGCCAGAGGTGGAGGTGACGTCCTTCGTCTCGGCCCGGTGGGTGCCCCGGCTGGCGGACGCGGAGGCGGTGGCGCAGGCGGTTCGTCATCACCCGGGCAACATCGGCCTCATTCCGAACCGAAAGGGGTACGATCGCGCGGTCCAAGCGGGCGTCCGCGCCGTGACCTTCGTCATCTCCGCCAGCCCGCGCCACCAGCAGGACAACCTGCGCATGCCGCTGGAGCGCTCGCTGGAGGAGCTGCGAACGATCGCCGAGGCCGCAGGGCATGTGGCGCGGGCGGCTGGGCCGGTGCTGCGCGGTGCCATCTCCTGCTCCTTCGGATCGCCCTACCCGGACGAGGACATCCGGCCGGAGACGGTGGCCAGGGTGGCCGAGGCGCTTGCGGCGTGCGGCGTCACGGAGATCGGGCTCGCCGACACGGTCGGGGTCGGGACGCCGGAGCGGGTGGCCAGCGTGATCGACGCGGTGAAAAGCGCGCTTCCGGAGATGCCGCTGGTGCTGCATCTGCACGACCGCAGGGGCCTCGCCTTGGCCAACGTGACCGTGGCGCTGGAGCGGGGCGTGACCCGGTTCGAGACGGCCCTCGGCGGGCTGGGCGGCTGCCCCTTCGCACCGGACGCGCCCGGCAACCTCGACACCGAGACGTTCGTCGGCTGGATGCATCGGATGGGCATCGAGACGGGCGTCGACCTGGCGGCCCTGACGGAGACCCGGACTTGGCTGCTGCAGGCGCTGCGAGCGTCAGCCGAAGAGGACGTGCGGGCCGCTCGCTGA